A segment of the Rhipicephalus sanguineus isolate Rsan-2018 unplaced genomic scaffold, BIME_Rsan_1.4 Seq758, whole genome shotgun sequence genome:
GTAGTGGTGAAATTTTTTAGACTGAACTTCCCCCCACCCCACCAACAATGCAATTTCTGCAACTTCGCTTATCTCGAAAACCCGCTTATCTCAAATTGTTTGCCAGTTTCTACTACTTCAAGTTAACAAGGTATTACATGCAAATCATATAAAGAGCAGATTCATGGGCATACCTCTAACCTTAGACTAGCTGGAAAGTACTTAGATGTTCTGCAAACAGTGCACTGCACTGAATGAATCGGAGACTGTTAACTCCAAATGAATTGCAATTCCTCAGCTAATACCTTACTGTAGTGCTACAGCAGCATGCAAATAAGATTTTTCAGATCCATCGATAAACCAGTGAAGCAATACATGAAGCTGCAAAACTGTTATCATTACCATCCACTCCTTCGGGGGTGTGCGCTTGCTTACCCATTGGGTCCGAGCAGTCGGAGTTGCTAGCGTGGTCTTCATCCTCCTCGGGGATGACCTCGAGTTCGGTCTCCTCTGGGTAGAAGGCATAATGGTGCCGAGAGTCGTAGCCTCGCTGCTGcatctcctcctcatcctcgtaGGGCAGATGGTAGTCGCCTTCGTCGTCGTCCGACACGTCGCTTGAGGCCTCGCGCACCAGCGGTTGAGGGCTGCTGCCAGGCAGTGTTGAATCCTCGGAGTGGTAGTCTTCGGTTGTGATGAATGTGTTTCTGCACATAACCCCAAACACCATTTCATATCAGTAGAACTTAGAACGACTTATTCACACTTATGGCTAGCATACTAGCACTTATACCGTTTGAAACCTTAATAAAAGAGACACACACGTAGTTCTTGTCACTTACATGaagtgtctcttataagcagggtaccacgcTTCATTTCTGATCAACTCGTGTATTTCAATGTAGGCACACTGTTGTCTTTACATCCAATGGTCTGatcagtgcctcttataaaggagTTCAACTGTATAGTACATATATGAAGTGCTGTGCTGTTGGAAATTAATTGTGCAATAATAAATTCAGGAATCCATTTGCTGGGCTATCTACAACTGAAGCATTGCTCTAGCATGTCATGTAAGTGCAAATGTTACCAGTACGGTTTTTGCGTCAAGTTTGCAGAACTTAAGTTAGCACTTTGAAGTATCAATAAACTCAGAATATAGAATGCCACGTTTCAGGCTACACAGTGGCATGTTTGGCCTAAATAAACCCACGACTCACCGTGTGCCTCTTTCAGCATGTCAGTGAAACAGAAATAGTGGGAGAGTTCATAGAGGCTCACTGTATTTTAGATGTTGCATAAAGAGATGGAGAAAAGCAGAAGACAGGAGAGACATGCGAGTGCTTACAGTCAAGCCATCAGCCCCGACATGACCGAAAGACTAGTTTAAACCTGGCAAGTCAAATTAggcaacaggcaaaaaaaaaagaaaagaaataaatatagaaaaaagaaagaaaaaaagcacaggGTTACTTAGTCAGTTGGTGGTATTTGCCCACAATGGTAGTACGACCTCCAAGTTGAGCAGGGACTCCACATTTATGGGTGCAATGTAGGAAAATAGCATAAAATGACATTGGACAGCTTAAATTATGTTTGAAATTGAACATCCACCTCGTTTCTTCGTATGGCAATCAGAAAaagacacaactagcaaaaataacagagagctgagctaggtggtaagtattcatgttaaagagacagggcatgcaaacgtCAGTGAGCGAACAATTTGAATTAATCGGAGGAGGGCTTAACTTCACTAAAGAATTGCCTCATTCACTAAAGAATTGCTAAAGAAAAGcagcgcagcccgcgtgacaaaagATAATAATGATTACGATGTTTCATGTATACAGACGAAGACAATGAACTGCATAGTCAtagctcacaatatatatatctgCTGAAGGTCGTGTTTATGTCCGCATTGGCTGTCCGAGACTGATGTCGAGCCAACGTACACTGTATGTTTGCGGACATTTGATGGATGTCTGTAATATCCAAAATGGACATCCAGTCGGACGCTGATCGGATATCCGTGGTTACTTATGTTACTATTGGAGTAAGCTGTATCAATCAACAGATATGTACGTTATAAAATCAGCAGGCCTTCAGAAAATTGGTTCATGGCCTGAAAATGCTTGCCAAATGCCCTCCAACCGTTGTTCATTTTCACACAATAATGAATATGGTGTCACACGGTCCAGCGGACTTACCTGTGCACAACGAAATCTTTCGGGTCGTAGTCATTGTCAACGTGATTTTCCTCTTGAGCCGAAAAAGGTGTGGACAGAACCTCTTGGGAAGAAGAGCCGTCTTCCATCATCGAGGAAAAGGCCGCTTCCACCTACAAGGAAATGAACCCAcattttttcaatcaatcaatcaaccaatcaaccaatcaatcaatcaatcaatcaatcaatcaatcaatcaatcaatcaatcagtgttCATTCAATCAACTTAATAAAAAATGGTTACAAAAGTATTTGGACCATTAGCTTCATATTACATATCAGAAGTAGAGGTGTAGTTAATATGATTATGAATCTATACACAAATTCAATTGACATCTTGCTCAAAAGCAAATCAGATGAAATCCAACCTAGCATCGTAGCAATCTTAAGCATGCATACACACAGAAAGGCCACCAAAAAGGTCTATGTGAAGTCTGAACTGCCTCCTGAGGGTAGGGGCATTGGTTACAAGATAAAGGTTCCATATATGATACGAGTGAAATGCACACtaaagatttaggtgcacattagatttaggtgcacattaaagaaaccccagctggttgaaatttccggagccctccactacgacgtccctcatattcatatcgtggtttcgggatgttAAAACCCAGATTATCATATATTATTATTCAATTTGAAAATAGCATATTCGGATTTTTCCAATATTACTGGTACGCGGGTATCCAAGAAACTGAAGTATTCAAACAAGTGACGACTTACGAATGCTACGCATTATTTTTAAAGCAAAACATAGCTAATATTGCTCGCGCGCTTCTTCTactatgtttgtgtaactggtctgTGCACATATAATCGCTGTCTTGCGCAAgtcgcgcccgaatgtctgggaaccttccagattatttcagaatcttctttaggcttgagcgcgcaaacgcgaacagtggagttcattctggaactaatgtGGCCACCAGTGATAAGCACACTGTCGAGAATTGGGTGCGAACCATTTCTAGATAACACCACGGTGTTGTACCGGGACTCGGACATTGACTCCAGATTAATTGTCGAGGCCGCTGAGATGAAGAGGGATGACTTAAATGCCATTAGCGCTCCTTCGACTACCTTGACAAGCAAGGAGCTTCACTTTTTGGAATATGCGCATGGTGCAGTTGTAGTGTGTGCCTTGGCACTTCTTTTGCTGATGCAGTCTGGGCGATTTGCAATAAGGTTTTCATCACTTGGACCTTGCTTGCGCATACGCTTGACACGTGTTAGCACGAGTAGACGCTGCACTGTGATAGTATGTCTCTTCTTGATGTTCTTTTTGTCGTctagttttaacacgaaagtgttttatgccggggtccaccaagtacatccgtcacggatatgacgttgataaaatggacgccaacgggtgagaaagaaaaaaaccaagaaaaagataccccgctgggaatcgaacccacgacgttgcggcggcgacggcaagcgcccgacgctctaccgactaagccaactcgggagatacTAGGCACGGCGCGatcgcgccttatatctttcacacattctctttcgcggcgggcggagcggggcggtgccgccgtctgtgagaggtggaaagaagtaatgcttcacgatcgacacttactagcgcttactccgagattgcacgtgatatcggaggtcatggttaaagcgtctcgataccagagaggtagactggccgcgctggcatcgccgaggcacccttgacgcagttatgttctttgcctttggattcgtgttagcgtgcgtcggctcatcggagtagtgcagcttccacgtgcacgaacgggatttctctgccgccgactgcttcaaatgcgagagcaccgactaacaaaactgctgcaatatgcgttgcagaaaggacgcgatttcgacgggcgaatgtcgtgccttggtggagcgagagcagcgcctgcgagacagaggccagcgggacgcacgcgtttgcggctgaggctacgaacctctactcccgcgttgctgaagagcagtgtgtgttatgtatgcatgagcacaggcgtcggctacgcattactagaaagcgcacaccgtgccgtttcttccttaattgacgacgctttgaagaagtgcataccgggtaccagtgttgattatgagcttgttgatatcatccttgcgcgcgattcacgattcgctgtgtccaaatatatgttcacaccgtcagctacctcaaccgTTTATCATGATCAagggcgttagtcttcgcgatagagacatgctgtcaacatgggtgcatccacgtcaaacggtgctatagctgccaaacacgaatagacattgtacaagctctcatatcataagcgctacttctgtgaagacacgtttcactttcgtgttataccgattcctatgacggagggatcagccatgttttttttctcccttttctttctgGTGGCTACACCTACATATTTGGTGTTACCACCCATTAAAAtctcagttgaaagtagcgcttgtcctgtgttcttcgtggtCTTACGTGTCTTTCACACTTACAGAAGTTATGATATAATTACCAGCATCAGCGTTTTGTAAATCTTAAAGTGGCAGTGGGATCTGCCAGGATGCGCTCCAACTCCCCCATTTGA
Coding sequences within it:
- the LOC119378275 gene encoding uncharacterized protein LOC119378275: MMEDGSSSQEVLSTPFSAQEENHVDNDYDPKDFVVHRNTFITTEDYHSEDSTLPGSSPQPLVREASSDVSDDDEGDYHLPYEDEEEMQQRGYDSRHHYAFYPEETELEVIPEEDEDHASNSDCSDPMGERSRMTEHDSGVTDEQHSSGSDDDRRHGKRSEDTDSGLHSLPWTRDCDSSRGSPETSPDTRERPEITPTKPEPKADRS